The region TGTTATATGGATTTACCTGACAATATTTTGAAAATGGACTCTGAAAGTATGGCAAGCCTGGCGGCGAATGAAGGAAAGGATGTCCACACTGCGGTTGTAAAGGCTCGTATCTCCAAATATGTAGGTATTGCCCTATTGCTTATCTTTGGATTTATCTATTTATTAGTAGATCGAGCCATTGGAAAAGTAGAAAAGGAATCTCATGTCTAGTACAATAGAACTGAATCTCCAGGGTTGGCTAATCATGATTAGCTCTATAGGTTTTGTAGTCAGCCTTAGTTTTTATTGTTTGTATTACCTTATCAAACACAAAGATTAGATGGACTCTAAACAAATTTTTGAAACGAAACTGTCTCTTCTTTGGTCAGATTATGAACCGAGAAAGGAACAAATTCTCATGTCCTCGGCAATCGAAGATGCATTTGAATTAGGCAAAAATTTAGCCATTGAAGCAGGAACTGGTGTTGGTAAATCTCTTGCCTATCTGATTCCAGCGGCTTTGTTTTCTTTAGAAAATGAAGCATTAGTAGTCATTTCTACAGAAACCAAATCCTTACAAGACCAGATCCTATCCAAAGACATTCCGATCGTAAACCAAGTGCTTTCCCAAAAGTTGAACGCGATGGTTGCACTCGGAGCCAATAATTATCTTTGTAAGCGAAAGTACCAGAAGGTTATGGACAGAGGTGATTTTGGTCCTGAAATGGAATCAGAAATCAACTCATTTGTGCAATGGGAAAAATCTAGTGAAACAGGGATACGAAGTGAATACATAGGATTTATTTCCAATTCCTTTTGGAAACAAGTTGCTAGAGAACCTGATAATTGTTTGGCGCGCAATTGTCCTAATTTTAACCGATCGTTCTATTTTTTAGAAAAGGAGCGTTGGAAAAAAGCAAATCTTTTGATTGTAAACCATCATTTGCTTGCAAGTCACATGGCGGGAGATTTCAGAATCCTTCCACCTTTCCAACACTTAATTATTGATGAAGCTCATGCATTTCCGGAAATCGTAGGGAAAGCTTTTAGTGGAGATGTGCAATACGAAAGTTTATTATCACTACTTCATTTTTTATACCATCCTGAAAAGAGAACTGGTCTTGTTTTAAAACTTACAGAAAAAGATCGAGAAAAACTTTCCACAGAAATTTCCGAAGCTATCAACTTCTTAAATGAGTTTTTCCGAAAGCTGATGTCCGAGATACCATTGAATTTTCAATTTTCGTTTCGCCATACTGGTCGGATTCAAATAGATAATGGCAATTTAGAAAATAAACTCTTAGACATTGCGGAAGGCTGTAATTCGCTGTTAGAGCAGTTCCATAAAACCTCCGAAGATATGGAAGAGAAGGAAATTGCCCTTGGTCTTGAACTTGCATCCGTTCAATTGAGGAAAGCATCAGAATTCATTGAAAGATTTCGAACCAAGTCTGATAGTAATTTGGTTTTTTGGTTGGAACAAGCCAACCAATCCTTAAAAGAAAAATACTACCATTTGTATTCACAACCAAAGAATACAGAGGAGATATTAGCAAAGACTTTATTTCCAAATGTAGAATCTGTAGTGATGACCTCAGCGACTCTTTCCCCAAGCCCTGGGAATTTCTCTTACTTTTTAAAAGAGATCGGAACAAAAGAAATCATCACAAAAACTTTGGATTCCCCGTTTCGGTATGCAAAACAGTCCCTACTCTTTGTACCCAAAACGATTGCTGACCCGACAACAAACCCAGAAAGGAATAAAATCGACATCTGTTTTTGGGTTGAAAAGTTGATAGACTTGAGTGAGGGAAATGCTTTCGTCCTTTTCACTTCAAATAAACTTTTGCAAGATGCGTACGAAGAACTTTCCCAAAGAATTTCCTATCCGATTTTTTCCCAAGTCCAACTAGGTCCCATCATGGCAAAAAAGGAATTCTTGGAAACGGAAAGATCAGTTTTGTTTGGTGTTTCCAGTTTTTGGCAAGGTGTAGATGTTAAGGGTGACAAGTTAAGAAACGTGATCATCACCAAACTACCATTCCAAGTCCCCACCGAACCTGTATTGCAGGCAAAGATGGAAGAGATGGAAAGGGACGGAAAGAGTCCTTTCTGGGAAATCCAAGTGCCCAAAACCTGTCTCCTCCTCCGCCAAGGTTTTGGAAGATTGATTCGGTCGAGTGCAGACTCAGGGATGGTAGCTATTTTGGATCCACGCATTCATACCAAAAGTTATGGAAAAAACATCATCCAAAGCCTTCCCAAAGGGATTCCTCTGGTTACCGAATTTGGTGAATTGGAGAGAAAATTCCAAAATCTGCCGAAATGAATCTTATATGAAACGATTGATCCTTGTGTCCCTATTTCTCCTTTTCTTAGCCCTGCCCCTACTCGGTGAAAGTTTTCTAGAATCGGATTTTTTTAAGACCATCATCAATTGGGGGGATTTAAGTGTGAGTGCCGAAGTAAAGGAAACTCTTCCCAAGATCATATTTGAGGAAGACGACCCTGAATACGGAAAACCAAATACTGCTACAAACAAAAGCCGTTCAGATTTACTCGCAAGAAAGAATGCCAAGGAAAAACTTAGGAAACTCATAAGTAGAAGATTGGAATCTATGTATTTGGATTCCGAACAGACTGTCTCTGAATATGCGAAACTTAATGAACAAGTAAGAACCCGAATCAATTCTTTCATTGCTGAGGAAAAGGAAGAATTTGAATTTGAGCCAGTGAAAAACCAGCTAGTCGCA is a window of Leptospira ryugenii DNA encoding:
- a CDS encoding ATP-dependent DNA helicase; protein product: MDSKQIFETKLSLLWSDYEPRKEQILMSSAIEDAFELGKNLAIEAGTGVGKSLAYLIPAALFSLENEALVVISTETKSLQDQILSKDIPIVNQVLSQKLNAMVALGANNYLCKRKYQKVMDRGDFGPEMESEINSFVQWEKSSETGIRSEYIGFISNSFWKQVAREPDNCLARNCPNFNRSFYFLEKERWKKANLLIVNHHLLASHMAGDFRILPPFQHLIIDEAHAFPEIVGKAFSGDVQYESLLSLLHFLYHPEKRTGLVLKLTEKDREKLSTEISEAINFLNEFFRKLMSEIPLNFQFSFRHTGRIQIDNGNLENKLLDIAEGCNSLLEQFHKTSEDMEEKEIALGLELASVQLRKASEFIERFRTKSDSNLVFWLEQANQSLKEKYYHLYSQPKNTEEILAKTLFPNVESVVMTSATLSPSPGNFSYFLKEIGTKEIITKTLDSPFRYAKQSLLFVPKTIADPTTNPERNKIDICFWVEKLIDLSEGNAFVLFTSNKLLQDAYEELSQRISYPIFSQVQLGPIMAKKEFLETERSVLFGVSSFWQGVDVKGDKLRNVIITKLPFQVPTEPVLQAKMEEMERDGKSPFWEIQVPKTCLLLRQGFGRLIRSSADSGMVAILDPRIHTKSYGKNIIQSLPKGIPLVTEFGELERKFQNLPK